Genomic segment of Nocardioides plantarum:
GTTGGGCCCGATCAGGCGCAGCCCGTAGGAACGGGACAGCCCGACGAGGTGGCGCTGGCGCTGGCGACCCTCCTCGCCGGTCTCGGCGAAGCCGCTGGAGATCACGATCATCCCGTGCACGCCCTTGGCGGCGCAGTCGAGCACCACGTCGGTCACCGACTCGGCCGGCACCGCGACGATCGCGACGTCGACGTCGTCGGGGATGTCGCCGACGGACTTGAACGCTGGGAGTCCCGAGACGGCCGCGGCGCTGGGGTTGACGGCGTAGACGCGGCCGGTGAAGTCGCCGGTCACCAGGTTGCGCACCAGCGCCTGGCCGATGGTGTCCTGGCGCCGGCTGGCGCCGATGATCGCGATCGAGCGGGGGTTGAAGAAGCGCTCGATGGAGGCCGCCTCGGCCCGGTGCTCGCGCCCGCGCATCACGCCGATGGACGTGTCGGTCGCCTCGATCGGGAACTCCAGGCTCAGGACGCCGTCCTCGTAGCCGCTGACGACGCGGTAGCCCGCGTCGCGGAAGGTGTGGATCATCCGGGCGTTGTCGGGCAGCACCTCGGCGGTGAACCGCTCGATGCCCCGCTCGCGGGCGGCCTGGGCGAGGTGCTCGAGCAGCAGCTGGGCGATCCCGCGGCCGTGGTGCTGGTCCTCGACGAGGAACGCGACCTCGGCCTCGGCGTCGCCGACGACGTCGTAGCGGCCCACGGCGATCATCTGGCCCTGGAGCAGCAGCACCAGGGCGACCCGCTTGTCGTGGTCGACCTGGGTGAAGCGGCGTACGTCGCGGTCGGAGAGGGTCGGCATCGGCGAGAAGAACCGGTAGTACTTCGATCGGTCGCTGACCCGGGCGTAGAAGGTGACCAGCAGCTCGGCGTCGTCGGGCCGGATCGGCCGGATGTGGGCCGTCCGACCGTCGCGCAGCAGGACGTCGGCCTCCCAGTGCCGGGGCGGCGCGGCCGCGGGCGAGTGGGGGTCGGCGGTCACGACGACAGGCTACCGGGGACGCTGGCACCGCCGCGCCCGGCGAGCCCCCGTACGAACCGGGGGTGGCAGCCACGAGAATGGGCCGCATGGCGCGGCGTACCACGAAGCAGGACCTCCCCGACGACTTCGAGGAGCACATCCTCGACATCGACGTCGGGGAGGAGATGCGCAACTCCTTCCTCGAGTACGCCTACTCCGTCATCTACTCCCGCGCGCTGCCCGACGCCCGGGACGGCCTCAAGCCCGTCCAGCGCCGCATCCTCTACACGATGAACGAGATGGGCCTGCGTCCCGACCGCGGGCACGTCAAGAGCGCCCGGGTGGTCGGCGAGGTCATGGGCCGCCTGCACCCCCACGGCGACAGCGCCATCTACGACGCCCTGGTCCGCACCGCCCAGCACTGGTCGATGCGGCTGACGCTGGTCGACGGCCACGGCAACTTCGGCTCGCCGGACGCCGGTCCGGCGGCGATGCGCTACACCGAGTGCCGGATGGCGCCCCCCGCGGCGGCGATGACCGCCGGCATCGACGAGGACACCGTCGACTTCAAGGCCAACTACGACGGCCGCGAGACCGAGCCGTCGGTGCTGCCGGCCGCCATCCCCAACCTGCTCGTCAACGGCACCACCGGCATCGCCGTCGGCATGGCCACCAACTGCGCGCCGCACAACCTCGTCGAGATCGTCCAGGCGCTGCGCCACCTGATCACGCACCCGAAGGCGACCCTCGACGACCTGATGCGGTTCGTGCCCGGCCCCGACCTGCCCACCGGCGGCAAGATCGTGGGCCTCGACGGCATCCGCGACGCCTACGAGACGGGCCGGGGATCGTTCCGGATGCGGGCCACGGTCCGGGTCGAGACGATCGGGCGGCGCAAGGCCCTCGTGGTGACCGAGCTGCCCTACGGCGTCGGCATCGAGAAGGTCGTCGAGCGGATCAAGGTGCTCGTGCAGGGCAAGAAGCTCCAGGGCATCTCCGACGTCAAGGACCTCTCCGACATGGAGAAGCCCACCCACCTGGTGATCGAGGTCAAGAACGGCTTCGTCCCCGAGGCCCTGCTCGAGCAGCTCTACCGGATGACCCCGCTCGAGGACTCCTTCGGCATCAACGCCGTCGCCCTGGTCGACGGGCAGCCTCGCACCCTCGGCCTCAAGGAGCTGCTCGAGGTCTTCCTGCGCCACCGCTACGAGGTCGTGCGCCGCCGTACGGCGTTCCGGCGGGCCAAGGCCGCCGCGCGCCTCCACCTCGTCGAGGGCCTGCTGATCGCGATCCTCGACATCGACGAGGTCATCCAGCTGATCCGGACCTCCGACAACGCCGCCGAGGCGCGCGAGCGACTGATGGGGGTGTTCGACCTGTCCGAGCTGCAGGCCGACTACATCCTCGACATGGCGCTGCGCCGGCTGACGAAGTTCTCCCGGATCGAGCTCGAGAAGGAGCAGAGCGAGCTGGCCGCCGAGATCGCGGCGCTCGACGCCATCCTCGGCGACGAGGCACTGCTACGCCGGGTGGTCGGCGACGAGCTGAGCGAGGTCGCCAAGACCTACGGCACCCCCCGCCGCACGATCCTGCTCGAGTCGGCCGGCACCGCCGTGACCGCCTCCGCCGTCGCGCTCGAGGTCCCCGACGACCCGTGCTTCGCGCTGATGAGCTCCACCGGGCTGCTGGCGCGCACCAGCAGTGCCGAGCCGTTCGGCTCCGGCGACGACCGGGCCAACCACGACGTCGTCGTCTCGGCCGTCGCGACCACGGCCCGCGGCGAGATCGGGGTGCTCACCTCGGCCGGGCGGCTGGTGCGTCTCGGTGTCCTCGACCTGCCGACGATCCCGCCCAGCGCCAACGACCCCCACCTGCAGGGCGGGCTGCCGATCACCGAGATGCTCTCGCTGGCCGCCGGCGAACGCGCCCTGGCGCTGTGCACCCTGACGACCGACGGGCCCGGGCTCGCCCTCGGCACCCGCGACGGCGTGGTCAAGCGGGTCAACCCCGAGGTCCTCGGCCGCGACGAGTGGGAGGTGATCAGCCTCAAGGACGACGACGTGGTCGTCGGCGCCGTCGAACTCGTCACCGGCGAGGAGACGCTGTGCTTCATCAGTGACGTCGCCCAGCTCCTGCACTTCCCCGCGGCGCTGGTGCGCCCCCAGGGCCGCTCCGGCGGCGGCATCGCCGGCATCAAGCTGGCCGGGCCCGAGCGGGTGGTGTGGTTCGGGGCGATCGACCCCGCCGCTCCCGAGGGCTCCGTGGTCGTGACGGCCTCGGGCGCCTCGACAGCCCTGCCCGGCACCGAGCCCGGCTCGCTGAAGGTGACCCCGTTCTCCGAGTACCCCACCAAGGGCCGGGCCACCGGCGGGGTCCGCTGCCACCGCTTCCTCAAGGGCGAGGACACCCTGGTGGTCGCCTGGGCCGGCACCGCCCCCGCCCGCGCCGCAGCCGCCAGCGGCGCCCCCGTCGCGCTGCCGGCGGCCGACGGTCGACGGGACGGCTCGGGGGTCCCGGCCAGCCAGCCGGTGGCCGCCGTCGCCGGGCCGCTGGCCCGGCGGCTGTCATCCGCGTCGGCCGCGCCGGCCGGCGCGGTCGACCCTGCCGATGTGACAGGCTGATCGCATGAGCTTGCGTCGTACCGCCGCACTGGCGGTCCTCGTCCTGACCTCGACCCTCGGCTTCACCGGGTGCAGCGGCGACGAGACGACGCCCACCAACTCGGCCGCCGACGCCGACGGTGACGACAAGGTCACGCCCGAGGAGGTCCTGGCCTTCGCCAAGGGCAAGCTCGACGAGACCTCCGGCGTCGAGCTGACGCTCTCGACCGACGACGCCCCCGACTCCGAGGCCTACCTCTCGAAGGCCTCCGGCGTCATCACCGCCGACCCGCCGGCGTTCCAGGGCAAGGCCTCGGGCACCTTCGAGGGACTGCCCGCCAGCGACGTCGAGATCGTCTCGGTCGACGGCAAGGTCTACGCCAAGCTCTTCGGCGCCTTCCAGGACTTCAAGCTCCCGAAGTGCGTGCCCGACCCCGCCGGGCTGCTCGATCCCGACACCGGCTTCGCGACCGTGCTGACCGACGCCGAGGAGGTCCAGGCCGGCAAGGCCGAGCGCGGCGGTGCCGACAACGACGAGATCCTCACCCCTTACACCGCCGTGGTCCCCGGCGCTGCCGTGCAGAACCTCCTGCCCTGCGCCCCCGGTGACGAGTTCGTCGCGACGTTCACCGTCGACGACGAGGGCCTGCTGCGCACCGCCGAGATCAAGGGCCAGTTCTTCGAGGGTGGCGGCGACCTGACCTACACGATCGCGATCGCCGACTACGACGTCGACAAGGCGATCACGAAGCCGTGACCACCACGGGGGCCGACCCGGGGTCCACCGGCCTCGACCGGCGCTCTCGCGCCCTGCTGCTCTTCTCGGCCGGTGCCGTCATGTTCGCGGCCATCGACACCTACGTCGTGGTCCTCGCCCTGCCCGACATGATGGCCTCGGTCGACATCGCGGTCGACGAGCTGCAGCGCGCCGCGCCGATCATCTCGGGCTTCCTGCTCGGCTACGTCGCGATGCTGCCGCTGATCGGCCGGATCGCCGACCTGCGCGGCCCGGTGCCCGTGCTGGCGGCCTCCCTGCTGGCCTTCGCCACCGGCTCCGTCGTCACCGCGATCTCCTACGACCTGCCGAGCATGGTGCTCGGCCGCTTCCTGCAGGGCGTGGGCGGCGGCGGGCTGGTGCCGGCCACCATGGCGCTGGTCGCCGCCACCTATCCGATCGAACGCCGCGGCCTGCCGCTCGGACTGGTCTCGGCCGTCCAGGAGCTCGGCGCCGTGCTGGGCCCGCTGTTCGGGGCCGCCGTGCTGTCGTTCACCACCTGGCGCGGCATCTTCGCCATCAACGCCGCCGCGGGCGTGGCGCTGTGGGCCCTCGTGCGGGTGCTGCGCCGCCGCGACGGGGCTGACACCGACGAGCAGCGGGTCGCCGTGCCGGCCGGCCCGGCCGGCCGACCCGACCTGCTCGGCGCGCTCGCGCTCGTGGTGGCGGTCGCCGCGGCGCTGCTCACGATCAGCCCGCCCCAGGCCCTCTACACCGACCTGACCTACGGCGAGCTCTTCGTCCCCGTGATCTCGGGCGGTGGCCGGTGGTGGGAGCCGATGGGCCTGGTGGCGGTCGGGGCGTTCGTCGTCCTGTGCGCCCGGTGCCTGCTGGCCCGGCGCCCGCTGCTCGACGTCCGCTCGTGGGGGCGCAGCCTCGCCGAGGCCGACCTGGCCGGCGCGGCCTACCTGGCTGCCGTGCTCGGGGGGATCGTGCTGGCCTTCGCCACCGCCGACCCCGAGGTGTCGGTGTTCTCGGCCCAGGGCCCCTACTTCCTGGTCGGCTCCGGTCTCGCGCTGGTCGCCCTGGTGCTCCACCTGCGCCGTACCCCCGACCCGATCGTGCCCCGCGGAACGCTGTCGTCCCGGCCGGCCTGGGGCTCGCTGGTCGTCAGCCTGCTCGTCGGGTGGGCGCTGATCGCGGCGCTGGTCGACGTCCCGCTCTTCGCCCGCACGGCAGAGAAGGGCTACGGCCAGCTCGACGCCGCCCTGGTGCTGCTGCGCTTCCTGGTCGCCCTGCCCGTCGGCGCCGTCGTCGGAGGTCTCCTGGTGCGCCGCCTGCCCGCGGGCGCCATCACCGCGGTCGGGATGACCGCGGTGTCGGCGTCGTTCTGGGCGATGTCGCACTGGGACCAGTCCTCGCTCGACTCCTGGGCCTCCAGCAGCTGGCCCCTCGTGCTCGGCGGGCTCGGCTTCGGCCTGGCCCTCGCCCCGGTCAACGCCGCCATGCTCGCCTCGACCCGCGACGACGCCCACGGCCTCGCGAGCGCCCTGGTGGTCGTGGCGCGGATGGTCGGGATGCTGATCGGCATCTCGGTGCTCACGACCTACGGCCTGGCGCAGCTCTACGCCGCCCGGCGCGACGACCCCTCCCTCAAGGTGCGGGCCCTGGGCCTGCTGCAGGAGCAGTCGGTCTTCGAGGGTGCCGCGGTGGTCGCGCTCGTCGCGGCGGTCCTGGCGCTGGTGCTCCTGCGGGGGGCGCCCACCCGGGGCGTCACGACCGGACAGGTGCTCCGCGGCGTGGGGTAGGGCGCTAGATTTCTCCTGTGCCGGACTTCGACGAGCTGCTCGTGGCCAACCGTCAGTACGCCGCCGGCTTCACCCAGAGCGGCCTCGACGGGGTGGCCCGCCGCGGCGTCGCCGTCGTCACCTGCATGGACTCGCGCAT
This window contains:
- a CDS encoding DNA gyrase/topoisomerase IV subunit A; its protein translation is MARRTTKQDLPDDFEEHILDIDVGEEMRNSFLEYAYSVIYSRALPDARDGLKPVQRRILYTMNEMGLRPDRGHVKSARVVGEVMGRLHPHGDSAIYDALVRTAQHWSMRLTLVDGHGNFGSPDAGPAAMRYTECRMAPPAAAMTAGIDEDTVDFKANYDGRETEPSVLPAAIPNLLVNGTTGIAVGMATNCAPHNLVEIVQALRHLITHPKATLDDLMRFVPGPDLPTGGKIVGLDGIRDAYETGRGSFRMRATVRVETIGRRKALVVTELPYGVGIEKVVERIKVLVQGKKLQGISDVKDLSDMEKPTHLVIEVKNGFVPEALLEQLYRMTPLEDSFGINAVALVDGQPRTLGLKELLEVFLRHRYEVVRRRTAFRRAKAAARLHLVEGLLIAILDIDEVIQLIRTSDNAAEARERLMGVFDLSELQADYILDMALRRLTKFSRIELEKEQSELAAEIAALDAILGDEALLRRVVGDELSEVAKTYGTPRRTILLESAGTAVTASAVALEVPDDPCFALMSSTGLLARTSSAEPFGSGDDRANHDVVVSAVATTARGEIGVLTSAGRLVRLGVLDLPTIPPSANDPHLQGGLPITEMLSLAAGERALALCTLTTDGPGLALGTRDGVVKRVNPEVLGRDEWEVISLKDDDVVVGAVELVTGEETLCFISDVAQLLHFPAALVRPQGRSGGGIAGIKLAGPERVVWFGAIDPAAPEGSVVVTASGASTALPGTEPGSLKVTPFSEYPTKGRATGGVRCHRFLKGEDTLVVAWAGTAPARAAAASGAPVALPAADGRRDGSGVPASQPVAAVAGPLARRLSSASAAPAGAVDPADVTG
- a CDS encoding LppX_LprAFG lipoprotein — encoded protein: MSLRRTAALAVLVLTSTLGFTGCSGDETTPTNSAADADGDDKVTPEEVLAFAKGKLDETSGVELTLSTDDAPDSEAYLSKASGVITADPPAFQGKASGTFEGLPASDVEIVSVDGKVYAKLFGAFQDFKLPKCVPDPAGLLDPDTGFATVLTDAEEVQAGKAERGGADNDEILTPYTAVVPGAAVQNLLPCAPGDEFVATFTVDDEGLLRTAEIKGQFFEGGGDLTYTIAIADYDVDKAITKP
- a CDS encoding MFS transporter, with amino-acid sequence MTTTGADPGSTGLDRRSRALLLFSAGAVMFAAIDTYVVVLALPDMMASVDIAVDELQRAAPIISGFLLGYVAMLPLIGRIADLRGPVPVLAASLLAFATGSVVTAISYDLPSMVLGRFLQGVGGGGLVPATMALVAATYPIERRGLPLGLVSAVQELGAVLGPLFGAAVLSFTTWRGIFAINAAAGVALWALVRVLRRRDGADTDEQRVAVPAGPAGRPDLLGALALVVAVAAALLTISPPQALYTDLTYGELFVPVISGGGRWWEPMGLVAVGAFVVLCARCLLARRPLLDVRSWGRSLAEADLAGAAYLAAVLGGIVLAFATADPEVSVFSAQGPYFLVGSGLALVALVLHLRRTPDPIVPRGTLSSRPAWGSLVVSLLVGWALIAALVDVPLFARTAEKGYGQLDAALVLLRFLVALPVGAVVGGLLVRRLPAGAITAVGMTAVSASFWAMSHWDQSSLDSWASSSWPLVLGGLGFGLALAPVNAAMLASTRDDAHGLASALVVVARMVGMLIGISVLTTYGLAQLYAARRDDPSLKVRALGLLQEQSVFEGAAVVALVAAVLALVLLRGAPTRGVTTGQVLRGVG